One segment of Corynebacterium atrinae DNA contains the following:
- a CDS encoding pyridoxamine 5'-phosphate oxidase family protein: protein MSMNDDVFRNLSVEQSLAYLADVQPGRLVLHRNNDLEIFPINFVIDGEDIYFRTAEGSKLFTLTLNHDVLFEADGVEDGTAWSVIVRGTAEVLEDNAAIAHAETLNLKPWAPTLKYNWVRIQATEISGREFEIAEEPERY, encoded by the coding sequence ATGTCCATGAACGATGATGTCTTCCGCAATCTCTCCGTCGAGCAGTCTTTGGCTTACCTAGCCGACGTTCAGCCCGGTCGCTTAGTGCTGCACCGCAACAATGACCTGGAGATCTTCCCGATCAACTTCGTCATCGATGGCGAAGACATCTACTTCCGCACCGCCGAGGGCTCCAAGCTCTTTACTCTCACCCTCAACCACGACGTCCTCTTCGAGGCCGACGGAGTTGAGGACGGTACTGCCTGGTCCGTGATCGTGCGCGGTACCGCCGAAGTGCTGGAAGACAATGCGGCGATCGCACACGCCGAGACCCTCAACCTCAAGCCCTGGGCCCCGACGCTGAAGTACAACTGGGTGCGCATCCAAGCCACCGAGATCTCGGGCCGTGAGTTCGAGATCGCGGAAGAACCGGAACGCTACTAA